ACACATATTTTTAGTCACTCAAAAGTACAAGTCTATTGAATTCAGAAAACATGTTTAAAGTTTGGGTTCTACCCTTTAGCCCTGACTCTTCACACAGGCAAAAATACAAGTAGAGTCACTAAaagggctttttgttttgttttcttggtgaGGGATGGAGGTTTTCAGTATACAGCTGGTCTTCTGAATTTATGGCAGAGAGTAATCAAATCCCACACTGGGATCCCACTCCAGATTCAGTGGGGTAGCATAGGTTTCTAATAAGACAGAACTAGGCTTTTGGCCCTCTACTGCAGAATAAAGTCAATgagtttttaatattctttatgGTTCTTGATAGTTCTTATCAGCTATTGATAGGAAACAATGAATAAAGGAATATCTACAGCCTAACAGCCAAGGGATTGGTAATGACAGAGGTATCATTCCAAGGAAAACACTaattgaaacaaacaaaataaaagcagcctGCTCTCCTCTTGAGAATTAATGCTGACTCCCCAAAGCCATTGGATGTCTTTGACGAATCCCCTTCCCTTGAATTCCCAGTTAAGTTTGACACAAGTCATGCATTGCACCAAATGGGTATTGAGTGTGCCTTGCCCAATTAAATGTTCCTGTGCATGCTGGGTCTCATGCTCAGCTCATTGATCCATTCTCAGGAAGACCCAGGGCAGGACAGaattcccttccctgcagaggTCTCACAGCAGCACTGATTCACACCtcagctgtgcacagctgctTTCTAGTTCAgccttttgaaaacaaaatgctaCTGTGTCTATGTCCTGTATCTGGGCTACTATGTCTCTTTACAGTGCATTAGGTATCTTAAAATTCATCAAGTTTAGTTTGAggtggggaaaagggggagaggGCTATACCTGGATCATCTTCATCTCGAGGCACCTTCTTGAAGCAGTCGTTGAGAGACAAGTTGTGCCGTATGGAATTCTGCCAGCcagctttgcttttgttgtAGAACGGGAAGTTGTCAGCCACGTACTGGTAGATCTGGCTCAGAGTCAGCCTCTTGTCAGGTGCCCCGTGGATGGCCATGGCAATGAGGGCAGAGTAGGAGTAAGGCGGTCTCACCAACTTCATGAGCTCCTCTTGGGACGGGAGGGGAAGCCAGCCAAGGTCGGTTCCTCCCAAGCCGTGCATGTTGGGCAAGAGCTGCCTCTGCATCCCGTACGACTGCGGGATGAAGGGGCTGGCGTTGGAGCCCGGCAGGTACGGTGGGGGGGTGATGGAAGGTCCATTTAGCCAGAGGTAAGGATTGGGAGTGCTGCTGTAATCTGTCGTCTCAAAGGTGCTCGGTCGCTGGGGACTCGGGACGTTCTGCGGATGGAAGAAGTTCTCGTAGTAGATATTCATCTCCGGAGGCTCTTGGCCGATATTTGGGAACTGTGGGCTGCAGCGTGGAGGGGAGTGCGACTGTGGGTCAAAGAAGCTCATGCTCTAAGCCAGGCAGCTGGTGAGCTGTGACACACCTGTGCTAGTGCTCCTTTCCCGGGACAGGTGCATCACCTGTGCCCTTCCCTAGGTACTTATGCACCTGTAAATgtttcagcctgtgctgcaggctcCACCCCGCAGCCCTGAGTGGCTGCAGATGAGGATGATATCCTTTTTGGAATGCTGGCAGTCCCAGTCAGTCATTGATGTCACATCAACCAAACGTGAAAGTTACAACTGTTTATCTTCTTAAATGAATGAAGGAATTTTCCACTAATGTGATGCACATGAAGAAAGCCTAGGGCTTTTTGAAGTTAAAACTCAGAGATCCTCCTCTTTCTACCTTTCACAGTGAAGTTTtagcatttcttattttttttcttattaaagaaaagacatttaGTGCTGCTATTAGTAACACCTCAGAATGCAAAAGCCATTGTCACTAGTCAATGAAACAGTAGAGatatatacttaaaaaaaaaaaaaaaagaagaaaagaaaaaaagaaaagaaaaggtcaaaccttttccttttgtaactTTAATTGCAGACTTGCTTGTACTTCCCCCTAGGCAATCACAGTACGACAGGCAAATTCTGTGGCTGGTTACTCACGTGAGTAATCTTAGTGATATAAATGGAATTAACTCCCTAAAGTAAGGATTAATCTTGTGAGGAAAAAATTTCAAGCTTAATAATCAAACCATTCTTTAGAGCTTAAATTGGTGAACTGAGATGGGAAATCATAATGTTTTGCTTCCTCTTTGCTGCAGGATTGGTGCAGAGAGCTCATAAAACCTCTCAGCACAATttccaaacaggaaaacagcaacAGTGTTCAGCACAGCTCTTTTTAGCCAAGTTCCAATAAGTTCATCTGTAACTATACAGACATTTTAATTCCTTAAAATTAAGTAATAAGGAAAAACCTCTAGCCCTTTTATGATTTGGACAAATCCTTAGTGCTTTGCATGGCACTCTGCATGTTTGAAGGAGGAAAGGGCAGAGTTGCAATCTCACCACCCCTGTCTCAGGATGGCAGCTCTTCACTGCATGAACGCCTGCACTGGAGctagagcagagctgcaggtccCTTCACAGTCAtaattgcatatttttcttGTGATTAAGCACACACATCATTTAAAACCCATGCAGTTAAGGAAGGTCATGGTATGACAGGGCCTTCCAGATAGCTCTTGTCCTATAATTTCTGCAGAAACAACAGTTTTGACCCATGGATTTGAATTCCTGGCTGTACATGAATGTCACACATTCACCTTAATCTTTTGTGCTGTAGCacaaccaccccaaatccccactcCCTAAGAATTAGTGATTCACTAATGTCGTGTCCATGCTGGTGCTTTCAAAGGTATGAAAAAGAATTCCACTGGGAATACTGCTGAAATATTGAGTACAGAATGACAAAGCAAGCCAGTTTGCCAGCTCAGAAGTGCAGCTCTACAGCTGTTACTTTAAAAATCCATGCTTTCACTGCACAGAAAATCATTTGTACCACAACAAACAAGCTGTTACTTTAATTTGAATGGCTGAGAGCTCAGAATATGTAAATGCTAAATAACCTGTTGAGAGACACATATTAAACAGTCAACAGTTAAGTGGAACGTGGTGGGACTGGCTTATTTTCTAAGTGACAACTGCTGTGCAAAAGGTGacttggacaaaaaaaaagaaagaaaaagaattatttttcaggaGCTCATAATGTGAGTGCCTCCCCCCTCAAGCGACTAATCTGCAATAATCTTTTTCACCATAAGAATCTGAGTTACAAACATGCAAAATGCTGTTTGAGCAACATCCCCTACAGCTTCCTAGTTAACTTCCTAACATatagatgtattttaaaattatatgtgTATTCCTGCAAATATTGGTACAAATATTGTTAATAACCCCCCTTCATTTACAGAAGAGTCAATAGaataaaacatttaagaaaCACGAGTAAAACCACATTTACAATTAACTAAAGAGCCAGAATATAGTGAGAAAAGTAAACATAATACATTTTGACCTGCTCAACAAAttagatttttgaaaaaaaaaacccttgaaaacaagaaaaactggTAAATTTATTCCAAGAAGTAAAAATTCAACTAACTGCCTCATGGACTTTGATGAGTGACATTTAATACTTATTCCCTGAGGTGCGCTGCATGCATAGttacaataaaaatacactCAAGTGGGTGCTGAGTGAATAGAGGCTTTGAAAACAGCCCAGGCTTTACAAAGGGCAAAAACATTAGTGCTGCAGTCCGAGACTGGTGTGTAAAATTTCCTCTGCCAAGGACTCCTGTGAagttctgtgcagggcagggagcagggtgagcccgagctgtgctgtgccaggggatgcccagccctgccagccctccctCCTGAGCAGTGTCCCACAGAACAGCAGGGACTGGATTGAGGATGGCAAGTGCTGCTTTTACAGCAGGGAGGTGCAGAGACACCTCTGGGCTGCTGCCCACGGAGCTGTGAAAGGGGGGCAAAGTCTGATCCCTCCCTGGCATGGTTGAGCTGGCATGGCTTCCAGCAGGGACACGATCCCATCAGCAGCACTTCCCTTCACCTGGCTGGGCCTGATTTATTCAGACCAGACTATAAACAGTGCCAGGAAAAAGGCACTTTGCCAGTACTCTGGGCACACCTTGCTGCTGCAGGGTCACTGCAGCAGCCCTTCTGCTGCAGATGCTTCTGTGCAGGCAAGGAGGCAGCAAGGAGAGAATCAGCTGTGTTCAAGCTGTGGGGGCTGAACCAGAGCTGAAGGAAATTGAATCTAACCAGGAGTATTGTCCTGGGGTCTTCACCACTGAGAGTCTTCCTTTTGGCAGGGCTGAAAGAAGGCAGCAATCccagaagaggagaaaagagaaggaaaactggTGAGGCTTCTCCATATAAAGAGGCTGGGAAAAGGTGGCATGCTGACCAAGCTACACAAACAGATCTTGCTTAGGGATTAAAAACTGCAAATAAattggaggctgctgctggagaaagtTTAATAATCATTATTTCCAAATGCATTGGGTCAGTAAGGTCTGACTGGGCAGGAtgcattatatttttaacatgTATTTTCACTGCAGTCCAGTCCTGCACGGCCCTGAGTGCATGTCTCTACCAGCTGGAAGCCTGGTCAACCACAGATTGTTGTCAAACCAAAGACTGTTGACAACTCTTGCGTTATACAAATATTTGCTCCTCTCAATTTCTTGAGTGAAGCTCCAAAatctgcagggctgaggctgaACCCATTGTTTTCCATAGGTTTTTTAAGTCAGCTCCATGTACCCCTCTACTCCAGCCAACAGTAGTATTTCTTCACACTGACTACCcatctaaaaaagaaaagataatatTTGAAGTCTTGGGTTTAGAAAGGTTcagattaattttgtttaaactCAGATAACTCAGCATTTCCACTTATACTCCACAGTAACCTACAATGCAGTGTTTCTGAAATGCAGTGACTGGGGAGAGGTGTGCACACACCAGCACATGGTTCATACAAATGATTCCTGTGGTCacaaagaagagggaaaaagtgttttaaaaaagaaaagggtcCATATGTAAGTCAATACACCAAGCAACCTACCTTGTTTCAAGCAATTCACATCCTGAATTCAGAAACAGGTCAGTATCCATCAATAAGACATTTTCACACAGTGAAAAATTCTCTATGTTCTCAGTTGTCCAGTAGATTACTTTTAGAAGTCTTCATGTCTTATTCAACTAATCATCTGCCCAGCATATCCACAAAATAAACCACACCATGAGAAGGAACAGGCTGTAGCAGCAAAGCAAAGTCATCTCAAGGACATTACAAAAgaataagaaatgaaaaatacagtgcCGCAAAACAGGGGAACTGAGCTTTATTTCTAGAAAGGCAGGTTGAACCTTAAATTAATGGAAAAGGCAATATCATTTGGATCTGTGCCATAAGTGCTGCAATGCTAGAATGTCCCTAGACTTTTCAAGCCTTCCAGAACAAAATCACAGTGGATTTTTGAAGCAACTTTAGAACTGGGTTTTTAGAAGGTTATGAACCTTTTAAGGGCTCATAGCTGCTCTGTGACATGAGAATGATGATAATGAAAGCAGTCATAGCACCTACCTCCAAAAAGGCCTTCTACCATCTCCTAACATGTAACAAATATGGTAGAAGGGATTAGGTGTCCCTGACTCGTGTGTCAGTTGTGGCAGGCCACAGGCAGGCAAGGAATCCATAGCTTCCCTTTGGCTGCCACGGGatctgctgtgctgagggacACAGATGTGGCCACATCTGCCActgaggggcagaatcactCTGTGACAAATCCTTCTCATGGCAGAATCCGAGGTGTCCCTCCCAGTTATAGGAATTAGTACAGCTACAGACCCTTCAATCAATCATACTTTGACAGCCTCAGtgcttctgcagctcctgagcagcCAACAGGATTCCCTCTTTCAGACCATCTGCTTGTTCTACTCTCACCACTAAACGTGTTTATATGAGAAATCAGTGGTGCTAAAATTAAATGAGGTCTTGTATGAACATCAACACATGTATCAAAGAAATTAATCTGTACACACTTCCAGAACCCTTCAAAGTTTAAATTCTTGTGCATTTCAATGAAAtgaattaattcattttaatgatttatagaaagaaaaagtaacatgcttttctttcttttctatagaaaaaaaagcaacctgCTACTGCTTTTGCTTCAGTCACATTTTAACATCAAGGTATTTGCTGGTGAGGATAAATCAGCTCCTCCCTCTCCACTATTCAAATGGAGATTTCATTGAAAAGACATTTTAGAACCACAGAATTTGTCAGAAAACataacttcctttttttaaggaagaacgtttttttcagtgttctaTGCCCTTTAGTATTTGTACGACACAAACACTTGGGGAAAATTAATTAGAAACTAAAGCTGGAACGCGAATCGGTGCGAGCGCCGGGAACTTCTCTGCGGACACGCCCAGGCACAGATAAACTCCAGGCTGTTTTATTGCAGCCGGGGTTTGAGTGCTGTAAGCTGCGATAACCCGACCTGCGAACAGGGTGATTGAGAGCCCTGTGAATCCTGCCACTTCCAGCAGTCACACGTTTCACCGTGCCCGAGCAGGGCGAGCCGCGACACGGGCAGGGTATCGCGACATCCTATCGCCACCCGGCGACACTGCCTGGGAAcgcacagctgccctgggatcctcctgtcctgctgctgctggccagggtcACCTGGATCTATAAAAATAACCCATTCGATATGGAAACATTTTAGACCTTTTCCTCTCAGAATCCTTCATTTGCTTTGGAGTTCTCTGTGGAAATTCTGGTAGATTTAGAGATGTCTTAGTTTTAATTtagtttcttttgcttttttttttttcctcttctatttCCCCATCCTGATTTCCGATATTCATCTTTTCATGTCTTGTGAAATTAGACCAAATGCAGTTGTAAAAGAAAGACTCTTTCAATTCAGGGGCTGTGCACTAGTGATACCATGTGTGTCAAAGCAACTGAAGGAAGGCTTTGGATTCCTCATTATCTGTAGAATCCAGGTATCCAATCATAACAACCTTTAGTGTAGAATAAAATACTATACAAAATACAAGGTTAAAAGGTCTGCATCTAAAGTTACTCTATCCAGGGCTGTTTTCTTATATCcaaaaacatataaataaacATTCCACAGGACGTGTTCCCTCAAAATATCTGTCAAACATGGAGAGTTGTTTAGGCTTTCTCTAGTTACAACAGGTACAAGATTCCTGCTACCTCACCTACATAAGCCTTTTTTGGCTGCTGGCCTGCGAGGACATAGATTCCTTAAATGAGTGTTTTCTGATGCCCATCACCTGTCCTGTGCTTTTTGAATCAGTCACCATTTAAACCCCTGGTGACACCATCAGCAGCCACCAGCCATGAGCTGAACTAATCCAAGCACTGGCAAGGCCTCTCAAGGGTTAACTGAGAATGAGAGATCAGTCATGCCTGCCACATGAACCTGGTACTAAATGCAGGTGGAATACCCACACACAGAATTTCCatctggagctgcaggatgcattaatacacatgaaaaaatCATTATCACAGTCACTCGATCTGTTCCAGCTCAGACACTCACAGTGGCTGGCTCATCACTGGCCCAGCCATAGGAAAGATCCCTCATGGCACACAGAAGCTGTCAGCTATCCTGGAAGACAAAGAACTACATTGAGAAAGGATAATTCTGTGCAAAACCCAATCAGATCAAACTGCCCTCACTTTAAAGCCGTGGTTAAATTTATCTAACATTTAAAAGTTTATGAAATCCGTGGCCTACCCGAGGTTTGTTTGCAGAGCAATTCTTCATTTACAGTGTTAATCTTTAGCACCCGCTGCATCATAAGAGCAAATCAGAACAGATAATTACGCAGAGTCAATAAAGAACAAGTCCTCTCCTCACCCCAGAGCAGTAAACAGTGCCAGTGCTGAAGTCCTTACAGCTGAGGGCTGCCCCTGGAGTGTTGCTCAATGTTCCCCCTCAGAAGGACCTTGAATGCCTAAGAGCAAGTAGGAGCTGAGTTCTGGCAGGGAAATAGAAGTTCTATGCAGTGATTCCTCCAAGGCACCCAGGATAGGAGATGGctgcaagatttttttcatggagGCTTCCATATTCCtaaaaaaacagagagatgCATCTAAAAAGATGGACATCTCTTCATCCAAAAAATGTTGAGGGAAAGAATCCTTAAACTGTTTAGTTTTCTTCCCTCCTCggaaacagttaaaaaaatgggtgctgcaaaacagaaatttgctttaaattcaCTGATTTCTCTTGATttctaaatgagaaaaatgctgtgtttgGTTAAGTTATTCCTTTTatcttcctctgctctggagaacTGACctgtgcttttgttttaaacagaatGCCCTAGTTCTGGATGATTGACATTGGCATATATGGAACCAGTCTCTGGGATAAATTCTTCATCATTTGAATAGTTTTGTTCTGAAGCtagaacaaaaattaaaaaaaataggatcCTCTGGTATTTTTATGATACTTAAGCTAAAATCCTTGAAAATAGCAGAGGAAGTGAGAAAGAGAATTATGTGGTTGGGTGCCTTTAAACACAACTCCTGGACCTTGGCTGACTTAAACggatttaatgaaaaaaataaaaccactttcTCTTTCCTATCATGCTCTTTAAAAAACTTATTTAACACCTCTTCTTTCTAAAAGTGCCCTCACCCCATGGTCAGGGTGGaacaaatgaaagcagagaTCCAATGATGTGTAACGTGTCAATGGAGTTCTCACAGAATAACCAGTGTGGCACCAGTACCCCCACTGGGGACTGGGAATTGTCAAtctttgaggtcttttccaactcagACCTTTCCATGATTCTCCTCACCCACAATTTGTACTGTCTAATAAAGAAGGTTACAGGCTGTGTGTGATAGAGATAAAAGTTCAATGTCGAGCAGGTACACAGGTCTATCACACATTCGAGTTCCAGAACAGTGTGTTCCTAAGGTCTGTAAAATCTTTAATAAaactctccttcctcctcagaaaCTTGATCCTTATTGACTTAGACTCTG
This portion of the Vidua macroura isolate BioBank_ID:100142 chromosome 15, ASM2450914v1, whole genome shotgun sequence genome encodes:
- the FOXI1 gene encoding forkhead box protein I1; this translates as MSFFDPQSHSPPRCSPQFPNIGQEPPEMNIYYENFFHPQNVPSPQRPSTFETTDYSSTPNPYLWLNGPSITPPPYLPGSNASPFIPQSYGMQRQLLPNMHGLGGTDLGWLPLPSQEELMKLVRPPYSYSALIAMAIHGAPDKRLTLSQIYQYVADNFPFYNKSKAGWQNSIRHNLSLNDCFKKVPRDEDDPGKGNYWTLDPNCEKMFDNGNFRRKRKRKSDIEASAAALASEKSEDSTLTGSPKAAEHQDILENSSPGTDNSPEKGSPPPSSSSPCLSNFLSSMTAYVHGSSSGSRSGPVGLSSEPIDKMGQNMVGFNSYSPLSSIPSHGVGDWSNSMPSSHLGHSNSVLNQFNTHFYSSLSTNNTLYSREGTEV